CGCCAGGGTGACGCGGCGCCGGCGCGGCTGGCGCAGACCGTTGCGCCGGATGAGCGCGAGATCGAGGATCTGGGGATCGGGGCGATCGAGGGTGACCTCTTCGTCGCCGTCGAGCGGGCCGAAATCCAGCCAGTCGTCGTCGACCGGCGCCGGCGGGGGCGCCAGCGCCTCGTCCAGCTCGGCGCCCATGGCTTCGGCCTTGAGGCGCAGCAGGATGGTCGCGCAATGAAGGGCGCGGCCGCAGAGCCGCAGGTCGTGCCGGTCGGTGGCGTCGAGGTCCGCCAGGGCGCGGTCGGTCACCTCGACGATGTCCACGTCCCACGGGTCGATTTCGCCCTTCTCGGCCAGTCGCAGGAGGATCTCGATGCCGAGATCGGCGGCCGACGCCTGTCCTGCGCCCGGCGCCGGCAGGAATTCGAGATCGTCGCCCGATCCAGGTTCGGAAGCCGCCGTCTGGCCGGAGTCCGCTGC
Above is a window of Candidatus Tanganyikabacteria bacterium DNA encoding:
- a CDS encoding segregation/condensation protein A → MTDIRDVGPPSEDLPAAETEQGIRDDLYAMPAADSGQTAASEPGSGDDLEFLPAPGAGQASAADLGIEILLRLAEKGEIDPWDVDIVEVTDRALADLDATDRHDLRLCGRALHCATILLRLKAEAMGAELDEALAPPPAPVDDDWLDFGPLDGDEEVTLDRPDPQILDLALIRRNGLRQPRRRRVTLAELIKELRKMQAEVPEGPKPNAIRRASQAELRARTIGLAHDEDVEGDAKRLAEHLALRFQSESSVPFAKLAADHMEDRRLFLALMFLAHWGVLEVEQPTFYGDITIRRTEAGTPASDGHEAAVA